The stretch of DNA GTTGCCCTCAGTTTCCTGACCAGGACCGGGCGTGAGATCACCAACTCTGTGCGCCCCATCGAGCAGCCCGCCGACCTCAAGGGCCTGAAGATCCGCGTTCCGGGCAATCCGCTGTGGACCGATTACTTCGGCAAGCTCGGCGCCAGCCCGACCACCATGGCCTTCTCCGAGGTCTTCACCGGCCTGCAGACCGGAACGATCAACGGTCAGGAGAACCCGATCGAGGTGCCCTGGACGAACAAGTTCTCCGAGGTCCAGAAGTACGTGTCGATGACCAACCACATCAACGACGCCTGGGTCCTGGCCCTGTCCTCGAAAAAGTGGGGGACCCTGTCCGATGCCCAGAAGAAGGCCCTCACGGACGCCTCGGCCGAAACTGCGACGTTCAAGACCGGGTACGACGCCGAGCAGTCCAAGAAACAGCTCGACGAGCTCGTCGCCAAGGGCATGAAAGCCAATGAGCTGAGCGCCGCCGGCCTGGAGGAATTCAAAGCGGTCTCCAAGAGCCTCTACCCGGAGTTCTCACAGCTGATCGGCAAGGAATTCTTCGACCAGGCGATCTCCTTCGCCCCTACTAAGTAATCCCGGCAGGCCCGGGGCGCCGGCGGCGCCCCGGGCCTGCCGCAAGGAAACGTCCCCACTCTCAATGTCGACAGTCTGGAAGCCCATGAAACACGTCACTACTCCCGAGGAACTCGAGGAGGTCCTCCCCTCGGACGCGGAAGAGATCCTGCATCACGGCCACATCCCCCCGCGTTGGAGCGGTGCCCTCTGGCTCGACAAGACTCTCGAAGGGGTTGTGGGTGCTGCCATCCTCGCCGAGCTTGTCGTGATCCTGCTCAACATCCTGGTCAGGGTGGTCACCGGAGACTCAGTGCTCTGGACCCAGGAAGTTTCAGAAATCGCGCTGCTGACCATCGCCTTCATCGGCGGTGCCATTGCTTATCCCAAGGGTGCGCACATGTCCGTTCAGGCGCTCGTCATGCGGCTGCCGGCAACCTGGAAGCCTTATCTGGCGGCCCTCGTGG from Arthrobacter sp. B3I9 encodes:
- a CDS encoding DctP family TRAP transporter solute-binding subunit, whose product is MTSKTRALTGVLACTLAASVLAGCASGAPGGAGAPPAKIQLSIPDPLTSSVGVAAQHFADQVKTTSNGSVTVTVVPNGTSFSGDQNAAVTRLQGGSLDALILSTSVYAAVVPEMNAISIPYIFKDTTEEAAFLSGEPGQTLKKKLEAKDTVALSFLTRTGREITNSVRPIEQPADLKGLKIRVPGNPLWTDYFGKLGASPTTMAFSEVFTGLQTGTINGQENPIEVPWTNKFSEVQKYVSMTNHINDAWVLALSSKKWGTLSDAQKKALTDASAETATFKTGYDAEQSKKQLDELVAKGMKANELSAAGLEEFKAVSKSLYPEFSQLIGKEFFDQAISFAPTK